A region of the Methylomagnum ishizawai genome:
CGTCCTGGCCGGGTATTTCAGAACTTGGGCCAGAGGTCTTGCAGCCAGGAGCGCGAAACCCGGTTGTATTCGACGATGAAAACGGGATCGGTACAGGGGAGTTCCCGCGCTTGGATTTCCAGCCTACGCAGGGCCAGGGCCGCCGCCATGAACGGGATATTGGCGGCGGCGAACAGGCTGAATCCGGCGAGGTTGTCCTGTAGCACGATATGCAGGCCGAGCGCGACGCCGACGATCATGAACAAGCCATAGGGCAGGGCCATGGTCATATTGCGCCGGGCGAGGCGTTTGAAGGCTTCGAGCCCGTCCGGGTGGTCGATGCTGGCATGGCTGGCCAGGAAGCTTTTGGTTTCGCGGGCGAAATAGAGGATGATCGCGGTGCCGATGGCGTAGATGGCGAGGTAGTAGGGGATCATGGGGATTCCTGGGTTTCTGGGATTTGTTTTCACCTATGGCTTTAGAGGTTATGGATTCGTGTATTGGTTGGAGGTTGGGGGGATTGGGAAGGGGCTCGGCGGGCCTCGGCTTGGCCGGTAGGCTGCCAGGGCGGTTCCGCCCGGAAAGCAACCCCAATAAGTCACAGCCAAGCCTAAGCCCGATTGCAGCAAAATTCAGTGACTTATTTACGTTGAAATGCTGCTTGTGGATTGGCTAGAATGTGTGGCTTTATTGTGGTGGGCGTGGTTCTTGATAGCGCTAATCGGGCCCGGCTTGTCCAGATCAAGCCATAGTTGGCATGATTCTCCTTATCATAAATCTGGATTAACAGCGATCCCATCCATTTGACATGCCATCTAGGCCCGCTGCGGGCGGGTCGGATGTGGGGAAAACGGAGTTTCACGCCCAGCTACCCGGCCCGATGCGCTCTTAGCTTGAAATGCGCTGTTTAACTCAGTAAGCTTCCGCGATTTACTCAACTCAGGAGCTAGCTATGGCGCGCCGTCCCTTGGTGGTTGGAAACTGGAAAATGAACTGCACCCGCGCGACCGCGCAGCAGTTATTGGCGGACCTGCTCGCGGGCTTGCCCGCCGACGCCAAGGCCCAGGTGGGTGTTTGTCCCGCCTATGTGTTCATCCCCGAACTCGGCGCGATGCTGGCCGGTCAATCCATCGCCCTCGGTGCCCAGAACGTGGCCGACCAGGACCAAGGCGCTTTCACCGGCGAAATCTCCGCGTCCATGCTCAAGGAATTCGGTTGCGCCTATGCCATCGTCGGCCATTCCGAGCGCCGCCTGGTCTACGGCGAAACCAACGCCCTGGTCGCCGCCCGCTACGCCAAGGCCATCGAACACGGCATCACCCCCATCTTCTGTGTCGGCGAAACCCTGGAAGAACGCGAACAGGATAAGACCTTCGCCGTGATCGACGAACAATTGCAGGCCGTCCTCGACCTGTGCGGCGTGGCTTCCCTGTCCAAAGCCGTCATCGCCTACGAACCCGTGTGGGCCATCGGCACCGGCCGCACCGCCACCACCGAGCAAGCCCAGGAAGTCCACGCCTATATCCGCGGCCAAATCGCCAAGCTCGACGCGGACGTGGCGGAAGGTCTCCAAATCCTCTACGGTGGCAGCGTCAAGGCCGATAACGCCGAAGCACTGTTCGGGATGCCCGATGTGGATGGTGGCTTGGTCGGCGGCGCTTCCTTGGATGCCAAATCCTTCCTCGCAATTTGCCTCGCGGCTTAATTAGGTAGATTTCCGGTTATGTATCAGGTCTTAACGATTCTTCATGTCTTGGTGGCGGCGGCGGTCATCGGCTTGGTGATGTTGCAGCAAGGGCGCGGTGCCGACGCGGGCGTCGGTTTCGGCGGCGGTTCCAACACGTTGTTCGGTGCCCGTGGCGCGGCCTCCTTCCTGTCGCGCACCACGGCGATCCTGGGAACCATTTTCTTCCTGACCAGCTTAAGCCTTGCATACATGGCCGGGAACCTCGATAATAAGGGGCATGACATCATGGATGTTCCGCAGACGGAAAATCCAGCCCAGCGCGACCTTCCTCCCATCGTCGAGGAACCCGCTAAGAAATCCGATGTACCGGCGGCCACCGACACCCCTCCCGCGCCGCCAGCGCAATAAGTCCTTTTCTTAGCCCAGCCTGTCTAGCTGCCGATGTGGTGAAATTGGTAGACACGCCATCTTGAGGGGGTGGTGACGCAAGTCGTGTCGGTTCAAATCCGACCATCGGCACCAACACTAAGCAACCCGCTTACGATTCGGCCCACCCATCCGGTGGGCCGATTTCGTTTCCGACCCCGGAAAAATCCCATGGAATTCAACATAAGCAGCACTTGCGGCGCGGCCCGCCAGGGGGAACTGGTGTTTCCCAGGGGCCGGGTGCGCACCCCGGCCTTCATGCCGGTGGGCACCTACGGCACCGTCAAGGCGATGACGCCGGAGGAACTCGCCGGCCTCGGGGCCGATATCATCCTCGGCAACACCTTCCACCTGATGCTCAGGCCCGGCACCGAAATCATCCGGTTGCACGGCGATCTGCACGGCTTCATGCACTGGCAGGGGCCGATCCTCACCGATTCCGGCGGCTTCCAGGTGTTCAGCCTCGGGGCTATGCGCAAGATCGGCGAGGCGGGGGTGCGCTTCCGCTCGCCGGTGGATGGGAGCGAGGTGTTCCTGGGACCGGAGGAATCCATGGCGGTGCAGCGCGAGCTGGGTTCCGATATCGTGATGATCTTCGACGAATGCACGCCCTATCCCGCCACCTACGAGCAGGCGGCGCAATCGATGCGGCTCTCCCTGCGCTGGGCCGGGCGCAGCCGCGTGGCCCATGGCGACAACCCGGCGGCTTTGTTCGGTATCGTGCAGGGTGGCGTATACGAGGCGCTGCGCTTGGAATCGGTCGAGGGCTTGCGGGCCATCGGCTTCGACGGCTATGCCATCGGCGGCTTGTCGGTGGGCGAACCCAAGGAAGACCGGGCGCGGGTGCTGGACGCCCTGATGCCCCGGATGCCCCAGGACAAGCCACGCTATCTGATGGGCGTGGGCACGCCCGAGGATATCGTCGAGGCGGTGCGGGTCGGCATCGATATGTTCGATTGCGTCATGCCCACCCGCAACGCCCGCAACGGCCATCTCTTCACCCGCAACGGCGCGATCCGTATCCGTAATAGCCAATACCAGCGCGATACCCGGCCCCTGGACGGGGAATGCGGCTGCTATACCTGCCGCCATTACAGCCGGTCCTATCTGCGCCACCTCGACAAATGCGGGGAAATTTTGGGCGCCCGGCTCAATACCATCCACAACCTGTTCTATTACCAGGAACTGATGGCGGGATTGCGGGCGGCCATCGGGGCGGGGAACCTGGACGGCTTCGTCGCCGATTTCTACGCCCGGCAACGGAACGGCGAAGCTTAGGGCCGTGGCCGCCACCCGGTTCCGGCTTCGTCGGCGGAGAGAAATCGTTGCGGATTTTGTGCCATAATGCCGCGCTTTATCCAACGCTAAGCAAAGGATCGATCATGGGTTTCTTCATTTCCGACGCAATGGCCGAGGCACCCGCCCAGGCCGCGCAGGCACCGGGTCTGGCCGGTTTGATCTTGCCGCTGGGCATCCTGGCGGTGTTCTACTTCCTGTTCGTGATGCCCCAGCAAAAGCGCAACAAGGAACAGAAAAAGATGCTCGACAGCCTCGGCAAGGGGGCGGAGGTCGTCACCACCGGCGGTATCCTGGGCAAGGTCTCCGACCTCGACGACAGCTTCGTCCAGCTCGAGCTTTCCGACAACGTCCATATCTACGTGCAGCGCCACGCCATCGCGTCCCTGGTTCCCAAGGGCACCTACAAGGCCAGGAAGAAGGCCGAAAAATAATAAACGGGAGTCCTTCCATCGCGGATGCCTTCCCCCGGCATCGCCCGCTATTAGGCAGCAACCATGCGAAACAGCTTTCCACTTTGGAAAAACCTTTTGATACTCGCCGTGCTGGCGCTCGCGGTCATTTACGCGCTGCCCAACCTATTCGGCGAAGACCCTTCGGTCCAGCTTTCCCCGTCCAGGGGCGCGAAGCTGGACCAGACCACCGTCGAGAAGGTCGAAAAACTCCTGGGCGACGCCGGGCTGAAACCCAAATCGGTCGAACTGGCGGACAAGCGCTTGTTGATCCGCTACGCCCAGACCGATAACCAGATCAAGGCCGCCGACGCCCTGCAAACCGGCATGGGCGACAACTACGTGGTGGCGCTCAACCTCGCCCCCGCGACCCCGGATTGGCTCCGCGCCTTGGGCGCCAAGCCCATGTACCTGGGCCTCGACCTCCGGGGCGGCGTGCATTTCCTGATGCAGGTCGATACCGACGCCGCCCTGACCCAGGCCGAGGAACGCTACGCCGAGGACATCCGCTCCCTGCTGCGGGAAAGCAAGGTCCGCTATCAATCGGTGGACCGCGATGGCAAGGCCGTGGTGGTGAAATTCGCCGACCTCGCCACCCTGGGCCAAGCCAAGGACATCATCAAGCGCGAAGTGCGCGGCTTGGCCCTGGACATCCAGGACACCGTGATCCGCGGCACCCTCACCGAACCCGAGCAACGCGAAATCCGCCGCCTCGCCGTGGCCCAGAACATCACCACCCTGCGCAACCGCGTCAACGAACTGGGCGTGGCCGAACCCTTGATCCAACAGCAGGGCGAGGACCGTATCGTGGTGCAGTTGCCCGGCGTGCAGGATACCGCCCGCGCCAAGGAAATCCTGGGCGCGACCGCGACTTTGGAATTCCGGCTGGTCGATACCGAACACCCGACCCCCACCGAAGAAAGCAAGACCCCCATCGGTTCCCGGCTCTACAAGGACCGCAATGGCAGGCCCCTCCTGCTGCAACGCAAGATCATCGTCACCGGCGACCAGATCGTCGATTCCTCTTCCGGCCTGGAACAGCAATCCGGTTCGGCGGCGGTGTTCGTGACCTTGAACGGTCCCGGTTCCCGTAAGATGGCCGATGTCAGCCGCGAGAACATCGGCAAGCCGATGGCCGTGGTCTACATCGAGAACAAGGCCGAGACCAAGGAGGTCGATGGCCAGAAGGTGACGACGCACCGCAAGGTGGAGGAAGTCATCAACGTGGCGACCATCCGCGACCGCCTGGGCAAGCGCTTCCAGATTTCCGGGCTGGACAGCACCGAGGAAGCCCGCAACCTCGCCCTGTTGCTGCGGGCCGGCGCCCTGGCCGCGCCGGTCGATATCGTCGAGGAACGCACCATCGGTCCCAGCATGGGCAAGGAGAACATCGAGCGCGGCGTGAGTTCCAACGGCTATGGCTTCGTCGCCATCGCGATATTCATGATCGTGTATTACCGCGTGTTCGGCTTGTTCTCGATCCTGGCCTTGGGTTCCAACGTCTTGCTCCTGGTCGCGACGTTGTCGGTGATGCAGGCGACCTTGACCCTGCCCGGCCTCGCCGGTATCGCGCTCACGGTGGGCATGGCCATCGATGCCAACGTCCTCATCAACGAGCGCATCCGCGAGGAACTGCGCCTGGGCATCTCGCCGCAGCTCGCCATCTATGCCGGCTATGAACGCGCCTTCGCCACCATCCTCGATTCCAACGTGACCACCTTCGTGGCCGGTGTCGCCTTGTTCATGCTGGGTTCGGGGCCGGTACGCGGGTTCGCGGCGGTCTTGTGCATCGGCATCCTGACCTCGATCTTCAGCGCCGTGGTGGTTTCGCGGGCGCTGGTCAATCTCACCTATGGTCAGCGCCGCAAGCTGACCCAGCTAGCCATCTAAGGGGGCGGTTCCATGGAGCTTTTCAAAATCAAGCATGACATCCCGTTCATGCGCTATGGGAAGGTCACCACCGCCATCTCCTTGGTGACGTTCATCCTGGCGGTGTTGGCCTTGGTCTTCCGCGGCTTGAACCTGGGGATCGACTTCACCGGCGGCATGTTGATCGAGGTCAGTTATTCGCAGCCCGCCAATATCGAGGCCATCCGCACCGCCCTGGAAAAGCAGGAAATGAGCGAGGTGGCGGTGCAGAATTTCGGCACCTCCAAGGAAGTGCTGATCCGCCTGCCGCTGAAAGAGGGCGTGAAGGGTCCGCAACTGAGCGAGCAAGTCCTGTCCAGCCTCAAGGCCCAGGACGCTTCGGCGACCTTGCGCCGGGTGGAGTTCGTGGGTCCGCAGGTCGGGCAGGAACTCTACGAGAGCGGGGTGTTGGCCCTGCTCCTGGTGGCGTTCGGCATCATGGCCTATTTGTCGCTGCGGTTCGCCTGGCGCTTCTCGGTGGCGGCGATCATCGCCAACATGCACGATATCGTGATCATCCTCGGCATGTTCGCCTTCTTCCAATGGGAATTCACCCTGAGCGTCCTGGCCGGCATCCTCGCCATCCTGGGCTATTCGGTGAATGAATCGGTGGTGGTGTTCGACCGGGTGCGCGAGAATTTCCGCAAGATGCGCCGCGCCAGCGTGACCGAGGTCATCGACAACGCCATCACCGCCACCATGTCGCGCACCGTCATCACCCACAGCATGACCCAGTTGATGGTGTTGGCGATGTTCTTCTTGGGCGGCGAGGCGCTGCACAACTTCGCCCTGGCCCTGACCATCGGCATCGTGTTCGGCATC
Encoded here:
- the tpiA gene encoding triose-phosphate isomerase — encoded protein: MARRPLVVGNWKMNCTRATAQQLLADLLAGLPADAKAQVGVCPAYVFIPELGAMLAGQSIALGAQNVADQDQGAFTGEISASMLKEFGCAYAIVGHSERRLVYGETNALVAARYAKAIEHGITPIFCVGETLEEREQDKTFAVIDEQLQAVLDLCGVASLSKAVIAYEPVWAIGTGRTATTEQAQEVHAYIRGQIAKLDADVAEGLQILYGGSVKADNAEALFGMPDVDGGLVGGASLDAKSFLAICLAA
- the secD gene encoding protein translocase subunit SecD, with protein sequence MRNSFPLWKNLLILAVLALAVIYALPNLFGEDPSVQLSPSRGAKLDQTTVEKVEKLLGDAGLKPKSVELADKRLLIRYAQTDNQIKAADALQTGMGDNYVVALNLAPATPDWLRALGAKPMYLGLDLRGGVHFLMQVDTDAALTQAEERYAEDIRSLLRESKVRYQSVDRDGKAVVVKFADLATLGQAKDIIKREVRGLALDIQDTVIRGTLTEPEQREIRRLAVAQNITTLRNRVNELGVAEPLIQQQGEDRIVVQLPGVQDTARAKEILGATATLEFRLVDTEHPTPTEESKTPIGSRLYKDRNGRPLLLQRKIIVTGDQIVDSSSGLEQQSGSAAVFVTLNGPGSRKMADVSRENIGKPMAVVYIENKAETKEVDGQKVTTHRKVEEVINVATIRDRLGKRFQISGLDSTEEARNLALLLRAGALAAPVDIVEERTIGPSMGKENIERGVSSNGYGFVAIAIFMIVYYRVFGLFSILALGSNVLLLVATLSVMQATLTLPGLAGIALTVGMAIDANVLINERIREELRLGISPQLAIYAGYERAFATILDSNVTTFVAGVALFMLGSGPVRGFAAVLCIGILTSIFSAVVVSRALVNLTYGQRRKLTQLAI
- the tgt gene encoding tRNA guanosine(34) transglycosylase Tgt; its protein translation is MEFNISSTCGAARQGELVFPRGRVRTPAFMPVGTYGTVKAMTPEELAGLGADIILGNTFHLMLRPGTEIIRLHGDLHGFMHWQGPILTDSGGFQVFSLGAMRKIGEAGVRFRSPVDGSEVFLGPEESMAVQRELGSDIVMIFDECTPYPATYEQAAQSMRLSLRWAGRSRVAHGDNPAALFGIVQGGVYEALRLESVEGLRAIGFDGYAIGGLSVGEPKEDRARVLDALMPRMPQDKPRYLMGVGTPEDIVEAVRVGIDMFDCVMPTRNARNGHLFTRNGAIRIRNSQYQRDTRPLDGECGCYTCRHYSRSYLRHLDKCGEILGARLNTIHNLFYYQELMAGLRAAIGAGNLDGFVADFYARQRNGEA
- the yajC gene encoding preprotein translocase subunit YajC gives rise to the protein MGFFISDAMAEAPAQAAQAPGLAGLILPLGILAVFYFLFVMPQQKRNKEQKKMLDSLGKGAEVVTTGGILGKVSDLDDSFVQLELSDNVHIYVQRHAIASLVPKGTYKARKKAEK
- the secF gene encoding protein translocase subunit SecF; translated protein: MELFKIKHDIPFMRYGKVTTAISLVTFILAVLALVFRGLNLGIDFTGGMLIEVSYSQPANIEAIRTALEKQEMSEVAVQNFGTSKEVLIRLPLKEGVKGPQLSEQVLSSLKAQDASATLRRVEFVGPQVGQELYESGVLALLLVAFGIMAYLSLRFAWRFSVAAIIANMHDIVIILGMFAFFQWEFTLSVLAGILAILGYSVNESVVVFDRVRENFRKMRRASVTEVIDNAITATMSRTVITHSMTQLMVLAMFFLGGEALHNFALALTIGIVFGIYSSVLVACPVALALGVSRADLLLPEKGQPVDNRP
- the secG gene encoding preprotein translocase subunit SecG, translated to MYQVLTILHVLVAAAVIGLVMLQQGRGADAGVGFGGGSNTLFGARGAASFLSRTTAILGTIFFLTSLSLAYMAGNLDNKGHDIMDVPQTENPAQRDLPPIVEEPAKKSDVPAATDTPPAPPAQ